The following proteins come from a genomic window of Mycolicibacterium rufum:
- the gap gene encoding type I glyceraldehyde-3-phosphate dehydrogenase → MTIRVGVNGFGRIGRNFFRALDAQKAEGKNTDIEIIAVNDLTDNASLAHLLKFDSILGRLPYDVSLEGEDTIVVGDTKIKALEVKEGPAALPWGDLGVDVVVESTGIFTKAEKAKGHLDAGAKKVIISAPATDEDITIVLGVNDDKYDGSQNIISNASCTTNCLGPLAKVLNDEFGIVRGLMTTVHAYTQDQNLQDGPHKDLRRARAAALNIVPTSTGAAKAIGLVLPELKGKLDGYALRVPIPTGSCTDLTAELAKSASADEINAAMKAAAEGPLKGILKYYDAPIVSSDIVTDPHSSIFDSGLTKVIDNQAKVVSWYDNEWGYSNRLVDLVGLVGKSL, encoded by the coding sequence GTGACGATCCGGGTAGGCGTGAACGGTTTCGGCCGTATCGGGCGCAACTTCTTCCGCGCTCTGGACGCGCAGAAGGCCGAGGGCAAGAACACCGACATCGAGATCATCGCCGTCAACGACCTCACCGACAACGCCTCGCTGGCCCACCTGCTGAAGTTCGACTCCATCCTCGGCCGGCTCCCGTACGACGTCAGCCTCGAGGGCGAGGACACCATCGTCGTCGGCGACACGAAGATCAAGGCGCTCGAGGTCAAAGAGGGACCCGCGGCGCTGCCGTGGGGTGACCTCGGTGTCGATGTCGTGGTCGAGTCCACCGGCATCTTCACCAAGGCCGAGAAGGCCAAGGGCCACCTCGACGCCGGCGCCAAGAAGGTCATCATCTCCGCGCCCGCCACCGACGAAGACATCACGATCGTGCTGGGCGTCAACGACGACAAGTACGACGGCAGCCAGAACATCATCTCCAACGCGTCGTGCACCACCAACTGCCTCGGGCCGCTGGCCAAGGTGCTCAACGACGAGTTCGGCATCGTCCGCGGCCTGATGACCACGGTGCACGCCTACACCCAGGACCAGAACCTGCAGGACGGCCCGCACAAGGACCTGCGCCGCGCCCGCGCCGCCGCGCTGAACATCGTGCCCACCTCGACCGGCGCCGCGAAGGCGATCGGGCTGGTGCTTCCCGAGCTGAAGGGCAAGCTCGACGGCTACGCGCTGCGCGTGCCGATCCCCACGGGCTCATGCACCGACCTCACCGCCGAGCTGGCCAAGTCCGCGTCGGCCGATGAGATCAACGCCGCGATGAAGGCCGCCGCCGAAGGCCCGCTCAAGGGCATCCTGAAGTACTACGACGCCCCGATCGTGTCCAGCGACATCGTCACCGACCCGCACAGCTCGATCTTCGACTCCGGCCTGACCAAGGTCATCGACAACCAGGCCAAGGTCGTGTCCTGGTACGACAACGAGTGGGGCTACTCGAACCGGCTGGTCGACCTCGTCGGCCTGGTCGGTAAGTCGCTGTAA